A region of Pyxidicoccus parkwaysis DNA encodes the following proteins:
- a CDS encoding nuclease-related domain-containing protein yields the protein MFFRKREPRPEPVATRTGRRPGQSAREKQQELADAAPIRTFIARIFDIHTDERAWRLGADGEERVGALLEQLHPHGWHVEHDVRVGSRGANLDHLVIGPPGVFVLNTKAVKGKVWVGGPNVMVDGYRTDYVEKLEFEAQRVRRCLLTATHRQRLWVQGLLVMAHRKPVVKQQPQHVAVLHHSELVPGLLSQPVKLAVEEVAELVEASRREETWAE from the coding sequence ATGTTCTTCAGGAAGCGTGAGCCGCGACCCGAGCCGGTGGCCACTCGCACCGGGCGCCGTCCTGGACAGAGCGCGCGGGAGAAGCAGCAAGAACTGGCGGACGCGGCGCCCATTCGGACGTTCATCGCACGGATCTTCGACATCCACACCGACGAGCGGGCGTGGCGACTCGGCGCGGACGGTGAGGAGCGCGTGGGCGCGCTGCTGGAGCAGCTCCATCCTCACGGCTGGCACGTCGAGCACGACGTGCGCGTGGGGAGCCGCGGCGCGAACCTCGACCACCTCGTCATCGGTCCGCCCGGCGTCTTCGTCCTCAACACGAAGGCGGTGAAGGGGAAGGTGTGGGTGGGCGGGCCCAACGTCATGGTGGACGGGTACCGCACCGACTACGTGGAGAAGCTGGAGTTCGAGGCGCAGCGCGTCCGGCGGTGCCTCCTGACGGCTACTCACCGGCAGAGGCTGTGGGTGCAGGGGCTGCTCGTCATGGCCCACCGGAAGCCCGTAGTGAAGCAGCAACCGCAGCACGTGGCCGTCCTCCACCACAGTGAGCTGGTGCCGGGCCTCCTGAGCCAGCCGGTGAAGCTCGCCGTGGAGGAGGTAGCCGAGCTCGTCGAGGCCTCGCGGCGCGAAGAGACGTGGGCTGAGTGA
- a CDS encoding cell wall protein, with protein MRSLGYCAAHYQKRRLMVATGRLHRLWVEDAAPHSLPDVILSRKRRTETNKAAPPGEETRPGTSPRAWVRKKGPPAAPTSSAQGAPPAPVPRRNSATPRQPEDSTVTATLERWATEFRAGKRRG; from the coding sequence GTGCGTAGCCTCGGGTACTGCGCGGCGCACTACCAGAAGCGGCGTCTCATGGTGGCCACCGGGCGCCTGCACCGCTTGTGGGTGGAGGACGCCGCGCCCCACAGCCTCCCCGACGTCATCCTCTCGCGCAAACGTCGCACGGAGACGAACAAGGCCGCCCCGCCGGGCGAAGAGACCCGGCCCGGCACCTCGCCACGCGCGTGGGTCCGAAAGAAGGGCCCGCCGGCGGCACCGACCTCCAGCGCGCAGGGAGCGCCCCCGGCTCCGGTGCCGCGACGCAACTCGGCCACGCCACGGCAGCCCGAGGACAGCACGGTGACGGCCACCCTGGAGCGCTGGGCAACCGAGTTCCGGGCTGGGAAGCGTCGCGGCTGA
- the bet gene encoding phage recombination protein Bet translates to MADGNVPHNGWTPERAELVRRTICPKGISEDEFLLFMEQCRRSGLDPLLKEAFCVARRLNVGNRERPQWVTKHEFQPSEAGMLARAERFPDFRGLQASAVFAEDEISLDQGKGEVVHRFNPAKRKGALVGAWARVVRDGKLPVVVWLDFSGYVQTTPLWAKIPTTMIEKCARVAALRKAYPEAFGGLYVREELPADEQPTEDVQQEVVSAAPSQTASRAAPPPALPATTATREALEVAATGMQRQQQPAPAEVRVEQQPETAAQPAPSAPPMPRNSATVVAFGPCKGMLAAELSDVELGDSIALANEKLTAEPKARWARAMRENLAMLEAEAEFRAALPPLQDSREPGSDG, encoded by the coding sequence ATGGCTGACGGCAACGTGCCCCACAACGGCTGGACTCCGGAGCGCGCGGAACTCGTGCGGCGGACCATCTGCCCCAAGGGCATCAGCGAGGACGAGTTCCTCCTCTTCATGGAGCAGTGCCGGCGCAGTGGCCTGGACCCGCTGCTGAAGGAAGCCTTCTGCGTCGCGCGCCGGCTCAACGTGGGCAACCGCGAGCGGCCCCAGTGGGTGACGAAGCACGAGTTCCAGCCCAGCGAGGCCGGCATGCTCGCCCGTGCCGAGCGCTTCCCGGACTTCCGAGGGCTCCAGGCGTCCGCTGTCTTCGCGGAGGACGAAATCAGCCTGGACCAGGGCAAGGGCGAGGTGGTGCACCGCTTCAACCCGGCCAAGCGTAAGGGCGCACTCGTCGGCGCGTGGGCCCGGGTGGTGCGCGACGGGAAGCTGCCCGTCGTGGTGTGGCTGGACTTCAGCGGCTACGTCCAGACAACGCCGCTGTGGGCGAAGATTCCCACGACCATGATCGAGAAGTGCGCCCGCGTGGCCGCGCTGCGCAAGGCGTACCCGGAGGCCTTCGGCGGCCTGTACGTGCGCGAGGAGTTGCCCGCCGATGAGCAGCCCACCGAGGACGTACAGCAGGAGGTGGTGAGCGCTGCGCCCTCGCAGACGGCCTCCCGCGCGGCTCCGCCCCCTGCCCTGCCTGCCACGACGGCCACGCGAGAAGCGCTGGAGGTGGCTGCCACCGGCATGCAGCGCCAGCAGCAGCCCGCGCCGGCCGAGGTGCGCGTCGAGCAGCAGCCGGAGACGGCGGCACAGCCCGCGCCGAGCGCCCCGCCCATGCCTCGGAACTCGGCCACGGTGGTCGCCTTCGGCCCCTGCAAGGGGATGCTGGCCGCCGAGCTCTCCGACGTGGAGCTGGGCGACAGCATCGCCCTGGCCAACGAGAAGCTGACTGCTGAGCCGAAGGCGCGCTGGGCCCGTGCCATGCGCGAGAACCTCGCCATGCTGGAAGCGGAGGCCGAGTTCCGCGCCGCGCTGCCTCCGCTGCAGGACTCACGCGAGCCGGGCTCGGACGGCTGA
- a CDS encoding helix-turn-helix domain-containing protein, producing the protein MTTSVRARKRVKRVPVPRSALPPDHWSVDDVAAFAGRSKDWVYSQVAAGEIPYSKRGGLLFFDPDTVAKWLVGKPVAVSKARGQ; encoded by the coding sequence GTGACGACGAGTGTCCGGGCACGTAAGCGCGTGAAGCGCGTGCCAGTTCCGCGCAGCGCCCTTCCTCCTGACCATTGGAGCGTCGACGACGTCGCCGCGTTCGCGGGGCGCTCAAAGGACTGGGTCTACAGCCAGGTAGCTGCCGGCGAAATTCCGTACTCGAAGCGGGGTGGACTGCTCTTCTTCGACCCGGACACCGTTGCGAAGTGGCTCGTCGGCAAGCCGGTGGCGGTGTCGAAGGCCCGAGGGCAATAG
- a CDS encoding tyrosine-type recombinase/integrase has translation MAGVRKKGQRFYAIFKDVTGKKVERPVKARTLTEARRRANELEEVAWSRRNHLKVAPSSEPLAEVAPRFLHSIRHHASYPSIESRWRLHILPALGEMPLGVIRATDIDELLAAKRDEEYGQQTRRHLRMTVSAFFKWAKKAGLVDANPVEHVKLIPVPTPAPKAFTWEQVEALRDAAGPQWLKDLIWVAAHLALRYSELRRVTWPDVDLQQRLVAVRRSKTDQPRPAVIPAVLVPYMQEMWRRRRGQFLFSYEDGGQLPVTSPDARFKAAMKAAALVSGYELVCRRKGCGYVEASAKGKSTPCPKCGFALWPRALPARFSFKDLRSTAITRIIDMTGNPRAAQLQAAHEDIRTTLRHYHAPDLDVQREAVDRAFAAVHSTGPQGSKAST, from the coding sequence ATGGCCGGCGTCCGCAAGAAGGGACAGCGCTTCTACGCCATCTTCAAGGACGTCACCGGGAAGAAGGTGGAGCGGCCGGTGAAGGCCCGTACGCTCACGGAAGCGCGGCGGCGTGCGAACGAGCTTGAGGAGGTGGCATGGAGCAGGCGCAACCATCTGAAGGTGGCGCCCAGCTCGGAGCCGTTGGCCGAGGTCGCGCCAAGGTTCCTGCACAGCATTCGCCACCACGCGAGCTATCCGAGCATCGAGTCCCGGTGGCGCCTTCACATCCTTCCCGCATTGGGCGAGATGCCTCTCGGAGTCATCCGGGCCACGGACATTGACGAGTTGCTCGCTGCGAAGCGCGACGAGGAGTACGGCCAACAGACGCGCCGCCATCTTCGGATGACAGTCTCCGCATTCTTCAAATGGGCGAAGAAGGCAGGACTCGTCGACGCCAATCCCGTTGAGCACGTGAAGCTCATCCCGGTGCCGACACCGGCGCCGAAGGCGTTTACCTGGGAGCAGGTCGAGGCGCTGCGCGACGCGGCCGGGCCCCAGTGGCTGAAGGACCTCATCTGGGTGGCGGCACACCTGGCGCTGCGCTACTCGGAGCTGCGCCGTGTCACATGGCCGGACGTGGACCTGCAGCAACGTCTCGTAGCGGTGCGCAGGAGCAAGACGGACCAGCCTCGGCCTGCCGTGATTCCCGCCGTTCTCGTCCCCTACATGCAGGAGATGTGGAGGCGGAGGCGGGGACAGTTCCTCTTTTCGTATGAGGACGGCGGCCAGCTCCCGGTGACGAGCCCGGACGCGCGCTTCAAGGCCGCGATGAAGGCTGCGGCGCTGGTCTCAGGCTACGAGCTCGTCTGCCGGCGCAAGGGTTGTGGGTACGTCGAGGCTTCGGCCAAGGGGAAGTCGACTCCGTGTCCAAAGTGCGGCTTCGCCCTGTGGCCGCGGGCGCTCCCAGCGCGGTTCAGCTTCAAGGACCTGCGCTCGACGGCGATTACCCGCATCATCGACATGACGGGCAACCCTCGGGCAGCTCAGCTTCAGGCGGCCCACGAGGACATCCGCACGACGCTTCGTCACTACCATGCGCCGGATCTGGACGTGCAGCGGGAGGCGGTGGACCGCGCCTTCGCTGCCGTGCACTCCACCGGCCCACAAGGCTCGAAGGCTTCCACCTAG
- a CDS encoding fibronectin type III domain-containing protein has protein sequence MKSRVGLCALGLLVLVGALGCGDDKPGDAVKQAAAPTGVTATAGDGQAAVSWTGPTDNGGSAITGYTVQALTNGAVAKSVKSTSTSTTVTGLTNGKAYTFTVAATNSVGDSPFSAPSSAVTPYSVPGAPHDIVATPGNQQVALSWQAPEGMDMPITGYSVVIKQGETELPRQQATSTSATITGLTNGKAYTFTVTATNAVVAGPVSAPVVATPRTTPGAPQVTASPVYSVPNQVQVTWSLDDDGGNTVTGYTVTVRSGETVVKTLESTEKSLRVDSLPSFKLYSFTVVATNEAGDGQVSAPASATPYEFSGPPQNLSCTASVGEEPAFVDCSWKPPLYDGGWPVFGYLVTLHDSPPDRSSYLPVAEFRTTDLHLRMDSLKNGYRYMVYVAAETESGLWTEATRENLTPYTVPSKVTQLTAQPKDGAVVLDWETPFEGGRFVHTWHITVEPGGQKITQSYLDATAAEITGLTNGTTYTFTLVGENVAGFSEPAEIQATPVGPK, from the coding sequence ATGAAGAGTCGTGTTGGACTGTGTGCATTGGGCCTGCTGGTGCTGGTGGGGGCCCTGGGGTGTGGAGATGACAAGCCCGGCGACGCCGTGAAGCAGGCGGCGGCGCCCACCGGTGTCACCGCGACGGCGGGTGATGGGCAGGCCGCGGTGAGCTGGACGGGGCCCACGGACAACGGCGGCAGCGCCATCACCGGCTACACCGTCCAGGCCCTCACCAACGGAGCCGTCGCGAAGTCGGTGAAGAGCACCTCGACGTCCACCACCGTGACGGGGCTCACCAACGGCAAGGCCTATACCTTCACCGTGGCGGCCACCAATTCGGTGGGAGACAGCCCGTTCTCCGCGCCCTCGTCCGCCGTGACGCCGTACTCCGTCCCCGGTGCGCCTCACGACATCGTGGCCACGCCCGGCAACCAGCAGGTGGCGCTGAGCTGGCAGGCGCCGGAGGGCATGGACATGCCCATCACCGGCTACTCGGTCGTCATCAAGCAGGGGGAGACCGAGCTCCCCCGCCAGCAGGCCACCAGCACGAGCGCCACCATCACCGGCCTGACGAATGGCAAGGCGTACACGTTCACCGTGACGGCCACCAACGCGGTGGTGGCGGGGCCGGTCTCCGCTCCCGTCGTCGCCACGCCGCGCACGACGCCGGGGGCTCCCCAGGTCACCGCCTCGCCCGTGTACAGCGTTCCCAATCAGGTGCAGGTGACGTGGTCGCTGGATGACGACGGCGGCAACACCGTCACGGGCTACACGGTGACGGTCCGGTCGGGAGAGACGGTGGTGAAGACACTGGAGTCCACGGAGAAATCACTGAGGGTCGACTCGCTCCCCAGCTTCAAGCTCTATTCCTTCACCGTGGTGGCCACCAATGAGGCAGGAGACGGCCAGGTCTCCGCGCCCGCGTCCGCCACGCCCTACGAGTTCTCCGGACCTCCGCAGAACCTTTCCTGCACCGCGAGCGTGGGAGAGGAGCCGGCGTTCGTCGATTGCTCCTGGAAGCCGCCTCTCTACGACGGGGGCTGGCCAGTCTTCGGCTACCTGGTGACCCTGCATGATTCTCCCCCCGACCGCAGCAGCTACCTGCCGGTCGCGGAGTTCCGCACGACGGACCTGCACTTGCGGATGGACAGTCTGAAGAATGGGTATCGCTACATGGTCTATGTGGCCGCCGAGACCGAGTCGGGGCTCTGGACGGAAGCGACGCGGGAGAACCTCACCCCCTATACGGTTCCCTCCAAGGTGACGCAGCTCACCGCGCAGCCCAAGGATGGTGCCGTCGTCCTGGATTGGGAGACCCCGTTCGAGGGCGGACGGTTCGTGCACACCTGGCACATCACCGTGGAGCCGGGCGGCCAGAAGATTACGCAAAGCTACCTGGACGCGACCGCGGCCGAAATCACGGGGTTGACGAACGGAACGACGTACACCTTCACCCTCGTCGGGGAGAACGTCGCCGGATTCTCGGAGCCGGCGGAGATTCAAGCCACGCCCGTGGGCCCGAAGTAG
- a CDS encoding hemolysin family protein has protein sequence MLVLGNGIFAGAELAVLSMRRTRLRELSDEGSGSAKAVEKLRGNPERFLATVQIGITVIGATAAAFGGASMASRLAGVLAKLGLPEQQADDVALAAVVAFVSYLSLVLGELVPKSLALRAGERYALLIGRPLYGLSWLMRPVVWFLTASSNVVLRLFGDRTNFTEGRLSAEELLQLVEEAAKQGTLDPRAGEIASRAFEMGELTLAELMVPREHIIALRRHASAEEIRRVLLEHGHSRMPVYEDTVDNIVGYVIAKDLLGVAWEGHLIVLEDVLRPPLFLVESMRAMDALKELQKRRMQLAVVVDEHGGVAGLVTVEDLVEELVGDILSESETPEELVTREGPGTAVVQGSAALRDVNRELGLELDEDQDYSTVAGLCIALAGGAIPEPGKRFQAEGGLVLEVMDSSPRRVRTVRFHLPEQPQAEA, from the coding sequence CTGCTGGTCCTGGGCAACGGCATCTTCGCCGGGGCCGAGCTGGCGGTGCTCTCCATGCGGCGCACGCGGCTGCGGGAGCTGTCGGACGAAGGCAGCGGCTCGGCGAAGGCGGTGGAGAAGCTGCGGGGCAACCCGGAGCGCTTCCTCGCCACGGTGCAGATTGGCATCACCGTCATCGGCGCCACCGCGGCGGCCTTCGGCGGCGCGAGCATGGCCAGCCGCCTGGCCGGCGTGCTGGCGAAGCTGGGCCTTCCGGAGCAACAGGCGGACGACGTGGCCCTGGCGGCGGTGGTGGCCTTCGTCTCGTACCTGTCCCTGGTGCTGGGCGAGCTCGTTCCCAAGTCGCTCGCCCTGCGCGCGGGCGAGCGCTACGCGCTGCTCATCGGCCGGCCGCTGTACGGGCTGTCCTGGTTGATGCGGCCGGTGGTGTGGTTCCTCACGGCCAGCTCCAACGTGGTGCTGCGGCTCTTCGGAGACCGGACGAACTTCACGGAAGGACGGCTGTCCGCGGAGGAGCTCCTGCAGTTGGTGGAGGAGGCCGCGAAGCAGGGCACGTTGGACCCGCGCGCGGGCGAGATTGCGTCGCGGGCCTTCGAGATGGGCGAGCTGACGCTGGCGGAGCTGATGGTTCCGCGCGAGCACATCATCGCGCTGCGCCGCCACGCGAGCGCGGAGGAGATTCGCCGGGTGCTGCTGGAGCACGGCCACTCGCGCATGCCGGTGTACGAGGACACGGTGGACAACATCGTGGGCTACGTCATCGCGAAGGACCTGCTCGGCGTGGCGTGGGAGGGGCACCTCATCGTCCTGGAGGACGTGCTGCGCCCTCCCCTCTTCCTCGTGGAGTCCATGCGGGCCATGGACGCGCTGAAGGAGTTGCAGAAGCGGCGCATGCAGCTCGCGGTGGTGGTGGACGAGCACGGCGGCGTGGCGGGCCTCGTGACGGTGGAGGACCTGGTGGAGGAGCTCGTCGGAGACATCCTCAGCGAGTCCGAGACGCCGGAGGAGCTGGTGACGCGCGAGGGGCCCGGCACGGCGGTGGTGCAGGGCTCGGCGGCGCTGCGCGACGTCAACCGCGAGCTGGGACTGGAGCTGGACGAGGACCAGGACTACTCGACGGTGGCGGGGCTGTGCATCGCGCTGGCGGGCGGCGCCATTCCGGAGCCGGGCAAGCGGTTCCAGGCCGAGGGCGGGCTGGTGCTGGAGGTGATGGACTCGTCGCCGCGCCGCGTGCGCACCGTGCGTTTCCACCTGCCAGAGCAGCCGCAGGCGGAGGCGTGA
- a CDS encoding response regulator, with protein sequence MARLATDDSARRVLVVDDDADWREFLRLSLEDLGYEATEAADGQEALDTLKRGDRYGVMLLDLNMPGMSGLEVVERLPRVHPRIVFLTSAAAQDVGNALLSGPHYYLPKGASRDQLSLLLQSLGE encoded by the coding sequence TTGGCGCGACTTGCAACGGACGACAGCGCACGCAGGGTCCTCGTCGTCGATGACGACGCGGACTGGAGGGAGTTTCTCCGGCTCAGCCTGGAGGACCTCGGCTACGAGGCCACCGAGGCGGCGGATGGGCAGGAGGCGCTGGACACGCTGAAGCGGGGGGACCGCTATGGCGTCATGCTGCTGGACTTGAACATGCCGGGGATGAGCGGGCTGGAGGTGGTGGAGCGGCTGCCCCGGGTTCATCCGCGCATCGTGTTCCTCACCTCGGCGGCGGCCCAGGACGTGGGCAACGCCCTCCTGTCCGGGCCGCACTACTACCTGCCCAAGGGCGCGAGCCGGGACCAACTGTCGCTCCTCTTGCAGTCACTTGGGGAGTGA
- a CDS encoding metallophosphoesterase family protein, with translation MPVRTLAHLSDLHLDLTPESDAAARALVGALQASGVDHVVVTGDLTHQGMSVEYRRFRELFAPLLDAGRLTFIPGNHDRPGDDAGSRWMEGQKVRVVEKPGLYLVCVDSTGPHNRNYFASHGELTYAELDAVDAALAAAPRKTLAAVLVHHHVLPLPEESFPERLATLLGWPHAAELPVGPEWVTRLQGRCDVVLHGHRHVPGERVLEPEGARPLRIYNAGSSTDLGRFRVFRHKAGRLLGEPAWCRAMLSERPRTAGHNVLPALQYLVGQIGMALF, from the coding sequence ATGCCTGTCCGAACGCTGGCGCATCTGTCGGATCTCCACCTGGACCTGACCCCGGAGAGCGATGCGGCGGCACGCGCGCTCGTCGGGGCCCTCCAGGCCTCCGGTGTGGACCATGTGGTGGTGACGGGAGATTTGACGCACCAGGGGATGAGCGTGGAGTACCGGCGCTTCCGCGAGCTCTTCGCGCCGCTGCTCGACGCGGGCCGCCTCACCTTCATCCCCGGCAACCATGACCGCCCCGGCGACGACGCGGGCTCGCGGTGGATGGAGGGCCAGAAGGTGCGCGTGGTGGAGAAGCCGGGGCTGTACCTCGTCTGCGTGGACTCCACCGGCCCGCACAACCGCAACTACTTCGCGAGCCACGGTGAATTGACATACGCCGAATTGGACGCGGTGGATGCGGCCCTCGCCGCCGCGCCGCGCAAGACATTGGCGGCGGTGCTGGTGCACCACCACGTGCTGCCCCTGCCCGAGGAGAGCTTCCCCGAGCGGCTGGCCACGCTGCTGGGCTGGCCCCACGCGGCGGAGTTGCCCGTGGGCCCGGAGTGGGTGACGCGGCTTCAGGGACGCTGCGACGTGGTGCTGCACGGCCACCGGCACGTGCCCGGCGAGCGCGTGCTGGAGCCGGAAGGGGCCCGGCCGCTGCGCATCTACAACGCGGGCAGCTCCACGGACCTGGGGCGCTTCCGCGTGTTCCGTCACAAGGCGGGCCGGCTGCTGGGCGAGCCGGCGTGGTGCCGGGCCATGCTGTCGGAGCGCCCGCGCACGGCGGGCCACAACGTGCTTCCCGCGCTGCAGTACCTCGTCGGGCAGATTGGCATGGCGCTGTTCTGA
- a CDS encoding glycosyltransferase, producing MLLASSLLLIAACFGLTALVIQFVLVLRHRREAPRVLPAGAPRPGISILKPLCGVDDDLEANLEQFARLDYAGKYEVVLGVKDARDAAFAVARAAVARWPGLMRLELQEGEPGLNPKVNQLITLADRARYDVLVISDSNTRVEAGYLEELAAAFSDERVGCVTHPVAGLGEKTFGSLLDNLYLAASAAAGMIAAKRFADQDIVVGKSMALRRSDVDALGGFFSVKDVLAEDYVIGQWVTRKLGKRVVVARTPVFNVSLRKSVNAFFQRYLRWSVIHRTAVSPSTYVAQSLLNPAPLAVLGALLSPSPTSGMVATAVVLGKVAVDLAACRALREDALSWDAVPGVLVKDALLFVAWWHGVFFRTVDWRGTRLRVGPGTRLLAPRAPASVPERTLHASEELLAGEAAS from the coding sequence ATGCTGCTCGCCTCCAGCCTCTTGCTGATTGCCGCCTGCTTCGGTCTCACCGCCCTCGTCATTCAATTCGTCCTCGTCCTGCGGCACCGGCGCGAAGCGCCGCGCGTGCTGCCCGCGGGCGCGCCCCGGCCCGGCATCTCCATCCTCAAGCCGCTGTGCGGCGTGGATGATGACCTGGAAGCCAACCTGGAGCAGTTCGCCCGGCTCGACTACGCGGGGAAGTACGAGGTGGTGCTGGGCGTGAAGGACGCGCGCGACGCGGCCTTCGCGGTGGCCCGCGCGGCGGTGGCGCGGTGGCCGGGCCTCATGCGTCTGGAGTTGCAGGAGGGGGAGCCGGGGCTGAACCCGAAGGTGAATCAGCTCATCACCCTGGCGGACCGCGCGCGGTACGACGTGCTGGTCATCAGCGACAGCAACACGCGCGTGGAGGCGGGCTACCTGGAGGAACTGGCCGCGGCCTTCTCCGACGAGCGCGTGGGCTGCGTGACGCACCCGGTGGCGGGCCTGGGGGAGAAGACGTTCGGCTCGCTCCTGGACAACCTCTACCTGGCGGCCAGCGCGGCGGCGGGGATGATTGCGGCCAAGCGCTTCGCGGACCAGGACATCGTCGTGGGCAAGTCCATGGCGCTGCGCCGCTCGGACGTGGACGCGCTGGGCGGCTTCTTCTCCGTGAAGGACGTGCTGGCGGAGGACTACGTCATCGGCCAGTGGGTGACGCGAAAGCTGGGCAAGCGCGTGGTGGTGGCGCGCACGCCGGTGTTCAACGTGTCGCTGCGCAAGAGCGTCAATGCCTTCTTCCAGCGCTACCTGCGCTGGAGCGTCATCCACCGCACCGCGGTGTCTCCGTCCACGTACGTGGCGCAATCCCTGCTCAACCCGGCGCCGCTGGCCGTGTTGGGTGCGCTGCTCTCCCCCTCCCCCACGTCTGGGATGGTGGCCACGGCGGTGGTGCTGGGCAAGGTGGCGGTGGACCTGGCCGCGTGCCGCGCGCTGCGCGAGGACGCCCTGTCGTGGGACGCGGTGCCGGGCGTGCTCGTCAAGGACGCGCTCCTCTTCGTCGCGTGGTGGCACGGTGTCTTCTTCCGCACGGTGGACTGGCGCGGCACGCGGCTGCGCGTGGGCCCCGGCACCCGGCTGTTGGCGCCGCGCGCGCCCGCGTCTGTTCCCGAGCGCACGCTTCACGCGAGCGAGGAGTTGCTGGCGGGCGAAGCCGCGAGCTGA
- the phoU gene encoding phosphate signaling complex protein PhoU has protein sequence MAATHTDKAFEQDLRDLREKLLAMGAKVENLIAQSMKALTERDSALAEKVVAADKDVNRLEVEIDELCRRILALRQPAASDLRLITTALKIVTDLERIGDLAVNIAERSMDLNQVPPLAPYVDTPRLAELAQQQVKRSLDAFVSGDVTKAEEVLQGDDLLDALFLKIFNELLAYMMEDSKNIRRATALMFIAKHLERIGDHAMNVAEMVVYMVRGKDIRHPRSRNLTE, from the coding sequence ATGGCGGCGACCCACACGGACAAGGCCTTCGAGCAGGACCTGAGGGACCTGCGGGAGAAGCTCCTCGCGATGGGGGCCAAGGTGGAGAACCTCATCGCGCAGAGCATGAAGGCCCTCACCGAGCGCGACAGCGCGCTCGCGGAGAAGGTCGTCGCGGCGGACAAGGACGTCAACCGCCTGGAGGTGGAGATCGACGAGCTGTGCCGTCGCATCCTCGCCCTGCGCCAGCCGGCCGCGAGCGACTTGCGCCTCATCACCACCGCGCTGAAGATTGTCACGGACCTGGAGCGCATTGGCGACTTGGCCGTCAACATCGCCGAGCGCTCCATGGACCTGAACCAGGTCCCCCCGCTGGCGCCCTACGTGGACACGCCGCGGCTGGCGGAATTGGCGCAGCAGCAGGTGAAGCGCTCGCTGGACGCCTTCGTGTCCGGCGACGTGACGAAGGCGGAGGAGGTGCTCCAGGGTGACGACTTGCTGGACGCCCTCTTCCTCAAGATTTTCAACGAGCTCCTCGCGTACATGATGGAGGACTCGAAGAACATCCGCCGCGCCACGGCGCTCATGTTCATCGCCAAGCACCTGGAGCGCATTGGTGACCATGCGATGAACGTGGCGGAGATGGTGGTCTACATGGTGCGCGGCAAGGACATCCGCCACCCGCGCAGCCGCAACCTCACCGAGTAG
- the pstB gene encoding phosphate ABC transporter ATP-binding protein PstB, protein MEARELTLRYGTKTAINKISLAILERRVTALIGPSGCGKSTFLRSLNRMNDLIPGTNHSGHILLDDTDIHDRSVDVVDLRRRVGMVFQKSNPFPKSIFENVAYGLRVGGMKDKAELASRVEKSLRGAALWDEVKDRLNESALGLSGGQQQRLCIARAMAVEPEVLLMDEPASALDPIATAKIEELIHELKAQYTIAIVTHNMQQAARVSDRTAFFYMGELVECGATEQIFTNPREKRTEDYVTGKFG, encoded by the coding sequence ATGGAAGCGCGGGAGCTGACGCTCCGGTACGGCACCAAGACGGCCATCAACAAGATTTCGCTGGCCATCCTCGAGCGCCGGGTGACGGCGCTCATCGGCCCGTCCGGCTGCGGCAAGTCCACCTTCCTGCGCTCGCTCAATCGGATGAACGACCTCATCCCGGGCACCAACCACTCGGGCCACATCCTGCTGGACGACACGGACATCCACGACCGCAGCGTGGACGTGGTGGACCTGCGCCGCCGCGTGGGCATGGTCTTCCAGAAGTCCAACCCCTTCCCCAAGAGCATCTTCGAGAACGTCGCCTACGGCCTGCGCGTGGGCGGCATGAAGGACAAGGCGGAGCTGGCCTCGCGCGTGGAGAAGTCCCTGCGCGGCGCCGCCCTCTGGGACGAGGTGAAGGACCGCCTCAACGAGAGCGCGCTCGGCCTGTCCGGCGGCCAGCAGCAGCGCCTGTGCATCGCCCGCGCCATGGCCGTGGAGCCCGAGGTGCTGCTGATGGACGAGCCCGCCAGCGCGCTGGACCCCATCGCCACGGCGAAAATCGAAGAGCTCATCCACGAGCTGAAGGCGCAGTACACCATCGCCATCGTCACCCACAACATGCAGCAGGCCGCGCGCGTGTCGGACCGGACGGCTTTCTTCTACATGGGGGAATTGGTGGAATGCGGCGCCACGGAGCAGATCTTCACCAACCCTCGTGAGAAGCGCACCGAGGACTACGTCACCGGGAAGTTCGGGTGA